The sequence below is a genomic window from Synechococcus sp. PCC 7335.
TGGGCTGCCCGTAGTAGAAGAGGGGTTTGGTTCGATCCGGTCATGGCGTGGGCGCTCTTAGATATTTGTTTTATTTTCCACTGGCTAGCTTATCATTCACTGTGTCTGCGCGAGCCCCACAAAGCCCGAAGCGTAAGGAAACAATAGAACTTGACTCCGTTTGAGATAGAACAGTGCCGCCGCCGCTTGCGCGTAAAATTAAAGGAAGTAAAGAACTGTAGACTTGTTTTCAGCGCTATCAAAAGTGACCCTATGGAAATTGTGAACTTTTTTGAAAAACTAGCTGGGCGATGGTTTTCTCAACGGACGACTCACGCCCTTTCGACTCAGCAGTCTAAAGCGGGCAAGTCTGATTTGGAAGTCTCATTCTTAGCATCAGATTCTGCTGAGGTTCAGACGCTTTGTGAAAGCTTAAGTGAGAGCGATCAAAGCTCTGGTGCACCACTGTGTGGACTGCAAATTCAGCAGAGCAGTACGATTGAGGGAGATACCAAGCCATCGATATCGACAACCTTGATGGTGCCGTTTGCTCCAGACTCTTCAGCATCAGGTCATGGAAAGCTAGTCAGCAGTGGGGGACCAAGCCAAAGAGTACAGCAAAGTACCTACTTGCTAGAAGACGAAGTCCTGACGATTGTGACCGAAGATGATCAGGCCCAATCTACAGAGCGTGTATGGTTTATTAATGACAACTTACGTATGCGTACTGGAATGATGGAGCTAACGGATGGTCTACGA
It includes:
- a CDS encoding phycobiliprotein lyase encodes the protein MEIVNFFEKLAGRWFSQRTTHALSTQQSKAGKSDLEVSFLASDSAEVQTLCESLSESDQSSGAPLCGLQIQQSSTIEGDTKPSISTTLMVPFAPDSSASGHGKLVSSGGPSQRVQQSTYLLEDEVLTIVTEDDQAQSTERVWFINDNLRMRTGMMELTDGLRIASFCSEIRLGVKPPKAD